DNA from Campylobacter concisus:
ACTCACGACGGGCATACAGATCACGCTCATGACGCACACGAGCATAGCCACGAGGCTCACGCACACCCTGTGCTAAACGAGAGTAAAACGATAGACGTGATAGAGAAAATTCTATCTGAAAACGACAAAGAGGCCGCTCACAACAGAGCGCATCTTGATGAAAAAAAGATACTTTGTGTAAATTTGATGAGTAGTCCGGGCGCTGGCAAGACTACGCTTTTAGAGGCTACGATAAAGGCTGGCAAATTTAAAATAGGCGTTGTCGAGGGCGATTTAGAGACTAACCAAGATGCCGACCGCATAGTAAAAGCTGGCGCAAAAGCTCATCAGATAAGCACAGGTCAGACCTGCCATTTAGACGCTTTTATGGTGCATGAGGGGCTTCATCATCTGCCACTAAACGAGCTTGATCTAGTCTTTATAGAAAATGTTGGAAATTTAGTTTGCCCTGCAAGCTACGACGTTGGCTCACACTTTAACGCTGTGCTTCTTTCAGTGCCAGAGGGCGATGATAAGGTGAGCAAATATCCAGTGATGTTTAGAGCTGCTGACGTGCTTTTGATCACAAAAGCTTCGCTTGCACCGCACTTTGACTTTGATATCGAGCGAGTGAAAAACGACGCTAGAAAGCTAAATCCAAAGGTTGATATCTTTGTAGTAGATAGCAAAACAGGCGAGGGCATCGATAAATGGATAAGTTATTTGGAATTTAAAAAAGAGCTAAGATAATGTGTCTTTCGATCCCTTCAAAAGTAATAGAAATAGATGAAAATAACGTTGCTACCGTCGAGACTCTGGGCGTTACTAGAAAGGTAAGCCTAGATCTCATCTCTGAAGAGGTAAAGGTTGGCGAATACGTGCTAATCCACGTTGGATACGCCATGCAAAAGATTGACACGCAGTTTGCGCTTGAGAGCTTGGAGGTCTATCAAAAGATCGCTGAGGATATGGACGCGGGGAAAATTTGATGGATCTTATCAATGATTTTCGCGATAAAAATTTAATCCTAGCCCTTTCAAAACTGATACAAAAAGAGAGCGTAAAACCGCTAAATATCATGGAAATTTGCGGCGGCCACACGCATAGCATTATGAAATTTGCACTGCCAAGCTTGGTTGGAGAGCATATAAATTTCGTCCACGGCCCAGGCTGTCCGGTCTGCGTGATGCCAAAGAGCCGCATAGATGAGGCCTGTAAGCTTGCTAGCATGGATAATGTGATCTTTTGCACGCTAGCTGACATGCTAAGAGTGCCTGGCTCAAAGACAAGCTTGCAAAAGCTTCGCGGCGAGGGACACGACATAAGGGCACTTTACACGCCACTTGATGCGCTAAATATCGCTAAGCAAAACCCAGACAAAAAGGTCATATTTTTTGCCATTGGCTTTGAGACGACGACTCCGATGAGTGCAAATTTAGTTGAAAAAGTGGTGCAAGAGGGCATTAAAAATTTATACTTTCACATAAATCACGTAACCGTCCCAGCTCCAGTTAGAGCCATAATGAGCGATGAGAACGTAAGGATAGACGCATTTTTGGGGCCAAGCCACGTGAGCGTCATCACTGGAAGCAAAATTTATAAAGAGCTAGCAGATGAGTTTAAAAGACCGATCGCCATTAGCGGTTTTGAGCCGCTTGACATCATGGCAAGTGTGCTAAATTTAGTCCGTCAGCAAAACGCAGG
Protein-coding regions in this window:
- the hypB gene encoding hydrogenase nickel incorporation protein HypB yields the protein MCKDCGCSMGNHAHTHTHADGTTHSHPHTHDGHTDHAHDAHEHSHEAHAHPVLNESKTIDVIEKILSENDKEAAHNRAHLDEKKILCVNLMSSPGAGKTTLLEATIKAGKFKIGVVEGDLETNQDADRIVKAGAKAHQISTGQTCHLDAFMVHEGLHHLPLNELDLVFIENVGNLVCPASYDVGSHFNAVLLSVPEGDDKVSKYPVMFRAADVLLITKASLAPHFDFDIERVKNDARKLNPKVDIFVVDSKTGEGIDKWISYLEFKKELR
- a CDS encoding HypC/HybG/HupF family hydrogenase formation chaperone, which translates into the protein MCLSIPSKVIEIDENNVATVETLGVTRKVSLDLISEEVKVGEYVLIHVGYAMQKIDTQFALESLEVYQKIAEDMDAGKI
- the hypD gene encoding hydrogenase formation protein HypD, which gives rise to MDLINDFRDKNLILALSKLIQKESVKPLNIMEICGGHTHSIMKFALPSLVGEHINFVHGPGCPVCVMPKSRIDEACKLASMDNVIFCTLADMLRVPGSKTSLQKLRGEGHDIRALYTPLDALNIAKQNPDKKVIFFAIGFETTTPMSANLVEKVVQEGIKNLYFHINHVTVPAPVRAIMSDENVRIDAFLGPSHVSVITGSKIYKELADEFKRPIAISGFEPLDIMASVLNLVRQQNAGTYEVYNEYARAVKEEGNLRAKELIAKYFEPCDFVWRGLGEIAQSGMKLKDEFAYLDARVQFDCSVESAGESKACICGQILRGLAKPTDCKVFGKVCNPQNPIGSCMVSSEGACAAYFKYARVG